Proteins encoded by one window of Lathyrus oleraceus cultivar Zhongwan6 chromosome 1, CAAS_Psat_ZW6_1.0, whole genome shotgun sequence:
- the LOC127127874 gene encoding ras-related protein Rab7, translating into MALRRRTLLKVIVLGDSGVGKTSLMNQYVHKKFSQQYKATIGADFVTKELQIDDRLVTLQIWDTAGQERFQSLGVAFYRGADCCVLVYDVNVMKSFDTLENWHEEFLKQANPSDPRTFPFILLGNKIDIDGGNSRVVSEKKAKDWCASKGNIPYFETSAKEDYNVDAAFLCIAKTALANERDQDIYFQPIPEAAAPENEQRGGCAC; encoded by the exons ATGGCATTACGCAGACGAACTTTGCTCAAAGTCATTGTTCTTGGAGACAGTGG GGTTGGAAAAACTTCATTGATGAATCA ATATGTGCACAAGAAGTTTAGTCAGCAATATAAAGCTACAATCGGTGCTGATTTTGTCACCAAAGAACTGCAGATTGATGACAGACTTGTTACTCTACAA ATATGGGACACTGCAGGGCAAGAGAGATTTCAAAGTCTTGGTGTTGCATTTTATAGAGGGGCAGATTGCTGTGTTCTAGTCTATGATGTTAATGTAATGAAGTCATTTGATACACTTGAGAACTGGCACGAGGAGTTTCTCAAACAG GCAAACCCTTCAGATCCAAGGACTTTTCCATTTATTTTGCTTGGAAACAAAATTGATATTGATGGCGGGAATAGTCGAGTG GTTTCTGAAAAGAAAGCAAAGGACTGGTGTGCTTCAAAAGGGAATATTCCTTACTTTGAGACATCAGCAAAAGAAGACTACAATGTTGATGCCGCATTCCTATGTATTGCCAAGACTGCTTTAGCCAATGAGCGTGACCAGGACAT ATATTTTCAACCTATTCCAGAGGCTGCTGCTCCAGAGAATGAGCAGAGGGGTGGATGTGCATGTTGA